The Paenibacillus sp. BIC5C1 DNA segment ACAAATATTTAAATCTCATTCTTTTAACCTTTATACAAGGTCCGGGAATGTTAATATCAAGGTTTTCAACAACCCAAACAAACACAAATTCATTAGATACTTCCCTAAGGATCATTTCCTCATAAATATATTTAGGATTGCCTGAATAATTTTTACCCATGTTACTTTCAAACAGAATTAATTTCTTCCTGATTGGGATAAAAGTTATAAAAAATAGATATAAAACAGAGCATACGAATACGTATGCTCTATAAATTTTATTTTTCATGCTAATTCCTTCTTAAATAAATCCTGTTTAATTTTAGTAGTTGAGATTCCCTCTGTTCTTGTTAAGTATACTACTTTGCAGTAGTCCTGAAGAAAATCAAACTTACCTTTCCAATCATCTCCCATTACAAATATGTCAACCTTATTGGAGATCACATCACTAATTTTCTGTTCCCAGTTTGATTCTTCTATAACAAGATCAACATAACGGATGGATTCTAAAATCATTTTTCTGGATTCGAATGAAAAATATGTTTCTTTATTTTTAAGTCTATTAAAATTATCGTTCGATAAACCAACGATCAAATGATCACCTAACTCTTTAGCACGTTTCAAAAGATTAATATGCCCATCGTGTAGTAGATCAAAGGTACCATAAGTTAGAACTGTTGTCATAAAACTCAACTCCATCTAATTTATATTAATTCAATGAGTCATAAAACATAGCCATTGCTCTGTCATTATACTTTTTATAATCAAAATTAACCTCTTTCTTACTTTCCTCAATAAATTCTTTCATACCTTGATAGAGCCCCTCAACACTATTACTAACTAAGGTCCCTTCAGCATTCTCAATTACACTTCTCGAACCAGCAATGTCGGTTGAAATAATATGTTTGGAAAGAACTAAAGCTTCTAGTAAAACCATAGGTTGCCCCTCATGGTTAGATGATAGAATAAAACAATCAAATAATTTCATAAGAGCGTGCGGATTATCAATATGTCCGGTGAAAATTATTCTATCTTGTAACCCCAGAGAAGCAACTAACCTTTTCAACTTACTATCAAGCACTCCAGAACCAACAATATATAAAGCAATGTTAGAATATTGCCCACTCAAAAAACTAAAAGCTTGAATAAGCTTAGCCTGGTCTTTTTCCGGCGAAAGTCTTCCTACAGTTATAAATTTCACTACATTATTTTTAGGAAGGAGGATTCCTTGAATTGAAAGTTTGTTCTCTGTTTCTTTTTTTACAATTATATACTCAGAGTCATTATAAGATAAATTTTCAATACAGTTTGATGCTTTTAATACACTTTCAGCATTTATAGAGTTATGAACATAAATGGCTCTTTCCTCATCCAAGTATTTGCTAAGATTTTTTAAATTAAGCTCTCT contains these protein-coding regions:
- the tagD gene encoding glycerol-3-phosphate cytidylyltransferase — encoded protein: MTTVLTYGTFDLLHDGHINLLKRAKELGDHLIVGLSNDNFNRLKNKETYFSFESRKMILESIRYVDLVIEESNWEQKISDVISNKVDIFVMGDDWKGKFDFLQDYCKVVYLTRTEGISTTKIKQDLFKKELA